The genomic DNA GCGGAAAATTCGGAAATTTCCCCGAAAGTCGGTTTCATTTTCTCCGGACAGGGCCCACAGTGGTTCGGTATGGGGCGTCAGCTGATTCAGTCTGAGCCGATCTTCCGTAAAGTGATTGAGCGCATTGATGCCATCCTTTCCAATTTGGCAGACTGGTCGCTGATGGAGGAATTGATGAAGTCGGAAGAAGATTCTCGAATTTCTGAAACCCGCATCGCTCAGCCGGCAATTATGGCGGTTCAGATTGGTCTGATGGAAATGTGGAAAGCCGTTGGGGTAACTCCTGAGGGCGTTGTAGGCCACTCTATTGGTGAAGTGGCTGCCGCTTATACTTCCGGCGCCCTGACTTTGGAGCAGGCGGTGGATGTGATTTTCAATCGTTCACGTGGGCAAGATAAAGCTACGGACAAAGGAAAAATGCTTGCCGCAGCCCTGACACTCGAAGAAGCCCGCAAAGAAATTAAAGGGGTTGAGGACCGCGTCTCTATTGCTGCCATTAACGGGCCGGCAATGCTGACTTTCTCAGGAGATGTTGAACCGCTTGAAGAGATTGCCGCACGCCTTGATGCCCGGGATATTTTCCACCGATTCCTGCGTGTGAACGTGCCGTTCCACTCGCATCATATGGAACCACTGAAGGACGAGCTGATTGCCGACCTCAAACATATCGCGCCGGAAAAAGCCCAAATCAGCCTTTACTCAACCGTTACCGGAAAACAGGAAGATGGTACACACCTGATCTCTGAATACTGGTATGCCAACGTTCGTGAGTCCGTGTATTTTACCGATGCGGTAAGCGCGATGATCAATGACGGCTTCAATACTTTCATTGAAATTGCACCTCATCCTGTTTTGGCTACTGGTGCGATCGATTTGCTCAAAGCGGCCAATGTGGAAGGCGCCCTCTTGGCATCTATCCGCAGAAAAGAAGCGGAAAAGCAGATTTTCATGCAGAACCTCGGCCTGCTGTATACCCTGAACTATAAAGTGGACTGGGCAAAGGCCTGTCCGGCAGCTTCTCAAATCATTGAATTGCCGACTTACCCTTGGCAAAAGGAGCGTTTCTGGTTTGAAACCGAGGAGCATATTGCCAAAAGAACAGGGACAAAAATTCACCCGATGCTGAATGGGGTCGTGGACTCCAATGTTGACAAAGGAAACTATATCTGGGATGTTCAGCTTGACAAAAATGAAGAGCCTTATATCCTCGATCATCAGGTGGACGATGTGATTATCTTCCCAGGTACCGGGCACCTCGAGATTGCCACCGCCGCAGGGCAGGCTTCTTTTGGTGACGACTTCGGCTTCCTTGAAGATGTACGTTTTGAAAACGCCCTCTTCTTGCCAGATGATGGTGAAATGCCACACGTCCGACTGGAAATTTCTTCTCTCGAAGGCGACTACGTCATTTCTACCAAAGCACGTAGCCAGGAAGATGCGGAATGGATTCAGCATTCACGTGGTAAAATCAATGCTTTGGGCGACAAGTTCATCAGTGAGCCTGGCGACCTGAATGCGATTCGTGAGCGCATCAACCGCCGTATGCCGATTGTTCCGATGTACAATGAGCTGAAAAGTGCAGGCCTGCTTTATGGCGACACTTTCCGTGCCATTACCGGCTTATGGACCACCAAAGGCGAGGTGCTTTCTGAAGTTACCCTCCATGATGATATTGAATATGGCGCAAACCGCTATAATGTTCATCCGGCGGTGCTTGATGCCTGTTTGCATACCATTTTTGCAGGCAAGAAAAATGAGCAGGATGCCAAGCGCGGAATCTACCTTCCGGTAGGGATCGACCGCTTCAAGGTGTTTGCCAAGCCCGACAAAAAAGTGTTCACGCATGTGAAAATTTCGGTTTGTACCGAAGCTTACCTGTGTGGTGATTTTCAGGTGTTCAATGCCGACGGTACATTGGTGGCTGAAATTCAGGGCTTTGAAGGGAAGTACATTGAAGGATCTCGTGGGGAGAGTAAAAATGAAAATTACAAGCCATGTTTTGAGTATCAGTGGACGGCACCTGAGGCAGCATTTGTGAACCCAACGGCAACAGCAGAAGGCCACTATGTGGTATTTGCAGATGCAGAAGGACTGGCCGACACGGTGATTGCCAAGCTGAAAGCCAATGGTGCTTCGGTAACCACGGTCAAGCAAGGTTCAGCATTCATGCAAATGGGCGCGCAGGAGTTTATCCTCAACCCACTGGAAAAGGATGAGTATGCTTTGTTGCTGAAACAAACAGGCGCAGTGGACCACCTGATTTATATGTGGCCAACATCATTGCAGGTCGATGTGAATGCGACCATCGACCAATGGAGTGAAACGCAGGAGCATTTCTGCATGGGGACCCTCAATTTGTTGCGTACCCTTGGTGGGCAGGACCTTACCTGCAAGACCTGGCTGGTAACTAAAGGAGCGGAAAAAGTAACCGAGGCCGATCAGTCGATCGCTTTGGCGCAGGCCGCAGTTTACGGAATCGGAAGGGTTTCCAAAAATGAATTCCCAATGTTGCCGGTACGTATTGCTGACCTGAGTGCAGACGCTTCGGTACAGGAGCTTGAAAATCTTGCACTTGCAGTAACAACCCCTCAGGAGGAAAAAACAGAAGAAACAGAATTTGCTTTCCGTCAGCAGGAAGTGTTCCTGAGACGCCTGACACCTGTAAACCCTGAGACGGCAGATGCCCGCGCAACAATGCCGATGGCAGCAAGCGGCAGTGCCTACCGTGCAGAAGTTCAGGAGAACGGCATGCTGGACAGCCTTGCTTTGCGGGCTTTTGAGGCGCATGAACCTGAAGCGCAACAGGTACAAATTGCGGTCCGTGCGGCAGGCCTTAACTTCAAGGATGTTGTCAACGGAATGGGTATTCTTTCCGAAGAAGCCGTTGCCGGAGGTGTTGCTGGCGCAGCCCTTGGTTTGGAGTGTTCAGGTATTGTTACCGCAGTTGGTGAAGGCGTAAGCCATGTGAAGGTTGGAGATGAAGTGATTGCCTGGGCGGCACATTGTTTGGCCGGACAAACCACAGCCCCTGCCCACTGTGTGGTGAAAAAACCTGCCAATATCAGTCATGAATTGGCCTCCAGTTTATCGGTGGTATTCCTGACGGCACATTATGGCTTGAACCATCTTGCACATATGGAAGAAGGGGACAAGGTGTTGATCCATGCCGCTACGGGTGGACTCGGCATTGCGGCCATTCAGCTGGCACAATTGGCGGGCGCTGAAATTTATGCTACCGCAGGTAGTGAGGAGAAGCGTCAGTATTTGCGTGAACTGGGCATCAAGCATGTTTACAACTCGCGTACGCTGGCTTTTGCTGATGAAATTATGGCAGACACCAACGGCCATGGGGTGGATATTATCCTTAACTCCCTGACCGGAAAAGCCATCACGCAGTCTTTCAAATGCCTGGCACCTTTCGGTACTTTTGTGGAAGTGGGTAAAGCCGACATCTATGGCAACAGCAAATTGCCATTGAAGCGTTTCGGTGAAAATATTTCTTTCCATGTGGTTGACCTTGACCGCCTGATGGCGCAGAAGCCTAAATTGGCCAAACGCCTTTATGCTGAGGTGACCGACCTGTTTGCGACGGAAAAAGTAGCCGGGCATCCTTTGGAGGTCTTCCCGGTATCGGAAGCAGGCAAAGCCCTCAAGTATTTGAGTAAAGTAGGCCATATTGGTAAAGTAGT from Persicobacter psychrovividus includes the following:
- a CDS encoding SDR family NAD(P)-dependent oxidoreductase → MTTNQKSKEPIAIVGIGCRFPGEVNSPKEFWAALKAGFNGITDVPADRWSIEEYYDPNPDKAGKIKQKKGGFIKDIDQFDAEFFNIFPKTAERIDPQQRLLLEASYAAMEDSGTKLEDFKGSNTAVFMGVFMNDYWDIQASQAQRNHVSPHVPMGVSLTSIANRLSWQYDLKGPSVTLDTACSSSLVGVHLACNAIWNGESEYALAGGVNLMIRPESSLMMSKGHFLCPDGYCKSFDASGNGYVRSEGVGVIMLKPLSQAIADGDDVYATIKGTSVNSDGFTEDGFTVPNPDAQAAMLRQAYKNAGVDPSTVAYVEAHGTGTKVGDPIETSAFGQVFAENRAADKPLLIGSVKSNMGHLEAAAGIAGIIKLALAIKNRQIPQNLHFNNPNPGIKFEEWKLKVPTELTPWPSEKIVGGINSFGAGGTNAHAVLEGFDPQQDIQRTAAETVVADVALFAVSAQTKGGLKATVEQQIAFLNESDASLQDICYNLGKHRSNLKHRLTIAVASKEELLEALNAYLNDESRVGMVTAENSEISPKVGFIFSGQGPQWFGMGRQLIQSEPIFRKVIERIDAILSNLADWSLMEELMKSEEDSRISETRIAQPAIMAVQIGLMEMWKAVGVTPEGVVGHSIGEVAAAYTSGALTLEQAVDVIFNRSRGQDKATDKGKMLAAALTLEEARKEIKGVEDRVSIAAINGPAMLTFSGDVEPLEEIAARLDARDIFHRFLRVNVPFHSHHMEPLKDELIADLKHIAPEKAQISLYSTVTGKQEDGTHLISEYWYANVRESVYFTDAVSAMINDGFNTFIEIAPHPVLATGAIDLLKAANVEGALLASIRRKEAEKQIFMQNLGLLYTLNYKVDWAKACPAASQIIELPTYPWQKERFWFETEEHIAKRTGTKIHPMLNGVVDSNVDKGNYIWDVQLDKNEEPYILDHQVDDVIIFPGTGHLEIATAAGQASFGDDFGFLEDVRFENALFLPDDGEMPHVRLEISSLEGDYVISTKARSQEDAEWIQHSRGKINALGDKFISEPGDLNAIRERINRRMPIVPMYNELKSAGLLYGDTFRAITGLWTTKGEVLSEVTLHDDIEYGANRYNVHPAVLDACLHTIFAGKKNEQDAKRGIYLPVGIDRFKVFAKPDKKVFTHVKISVCTEAYLCGDFQVFNADGTLVAEIQGFEGKYIEGSRGESKNENYKPCFEYQWTAPEAAFVNPTATAEGHYVVFADAEGLADTVIAKLKANGASVTTVKQGSAFMQMGAQEFILNPLEKDEYALLLKQTGAVDHLIYMWPTSLQVDVNATIDQWSETQEHFCMGTLNLLRTLGGQDLTCKTWLVTKGAEKVTEADQSIALAQAAVYGIGRVSKNEFPMLPVRIADLSADASVQELENLALAVTTPQEEKTEETEFAFRQQEVFLRRLTPVNPETADARATMPMAASGSAYRAEVQENGMLDSLALRAFEAHEPEAQQVQIAVRAAGLNFKDVVNGMGILSEEAVAGGVAGAALGLECSGIVTAVGEGVSHVKVGDEVIAWAAHCLAGQTTAPAHCVVKKPANISHELASSLSVVFLTAHYGLNHLAHMEEGDKVLIHAATGGLGIAAIQLAQLAGAEIYATAGSEEKRQYLRELGIKHVYNSRTLAFADEIMADTNGHGVDIILNSLTGKAITQSFKCLAPFGTFVEVGKADIYGNSKLPLKRFGENISFHVVDLDRLMAQKPKLAKRLYAEVTDLFATEKVAGHPLEVFPVSEAGKALKYLSKVGHIGKVVVNMQEEAVAVMPAHELKFDQQAAYVVSGGASGFGLEVAKWMAENGAGALVLLSRSGAKSDYDRQVISYMESLGVKVSTPKVDITDEVALKGIFAEVALPIKGLIHSAAVLDDCTMPNLDADRFMRVYNPKAMGAWALHKATLGHEMDFFLSFSSISAVFGLPGQANYSSANNFLDRLATYRQSIGLAGNAVNLGVLGQYAGMSKDGGQVIDVLEAQGWTMLTLKQIRETFSKIILQRSTQRMVANLDFRRFRDFFPQLATDNRFADLMNAAGGEGGNAGGSLKDQVLATAEADQATFLQEQLQHALAKILGTSPEKIDIPTPISKMGLDSLMLNQVRNWISQKLEVNYPLMKIAKGPSLVDLADDLLAGFEKEAATEAKVPEISTDISGIEEADDLEVLGDKWFVHRKRQDDAQLRLFCFHPVGAGASMYNQFLYEMKEEIDVYAVQLPGRENRKDEANLTAFFDVIDAIEAQILPLLDKPFAFYGHSFGGIIAYELQHRLRERHGLKPQHFFVSGTISAHLTPTWRNERDTIHQTADETNSEAKLMGLMSYIDDENFVRQILPIMRKDMELIMGYDYQDKQNFEWPITAFAAEEDEVVMPEEMRPWANHTDGDFELNVLHGDHWFLSRNKDFIMGKVHNALIKELV